A genome region from Blautia coccoides includes the following:
- a CDS encoding TetR/AcrR family transcriptional regulator: MPPKIKIPKEAIAQKAFELTRAYGFEKVTARLLAGELHCSTQPIFHAFRNMEELKEEVYKKTQKFFEEVMLQPPADTEVPYFLSMGIKYVELAQKEKNLFNLLCMSDSGTRLDSLYDLAKHIPVAMEPEVFVKTWIFAHGIAAIVSTNTTNIAPEEIKKLLIEACAGFKSYHCENGEDAGSEA; encoded by the coding sequence ATGCCGCCTAAAATAAAGATACCAAAAGAAGCCATTGCCCAGAAAGCATTCGAGCTGACAAGAGCATATGGATTTGAAAAAGTGACAGCGCGTCTGCTTGCCGGTGAATTACATTGTTCTACGCAACCGATATTTCACGCTTTCCGTAATATGGAAGAGCTAAAGGAAGAAGTTTATAAAAAAACTCAAAAATTTTTTGAGGAAGTCATGCTGCAGCCTCCTGCAGATACAGAAGTTCCCTATTTTTTAAGTATGGGAATCAAGTATGTAGAACTGGCTCAAAAAGAAAAAAATTTATTCAATCTATTATGTATGTCGGATAGTGGTACAAGACTGGATAGCCTTTATGATTTGGCGAAACATATTCCCGTTGCCATGGAACCGGAAGTGTTTGTAAAAACATGGATATTTGCACATGGCATAGCGGCGATCGTTTCCACAAACACAACAAACATAGCGCCGGAAGAAATAAAGAAACTGCTTATAGAAGCATGCGCAGGTTTTAAATCATATCATTGTGAAAATGGAGAAGATGCAGGAAGTGAAGCATAA
- a CDS encoding GNAT family N-acetyltransferase, whose protein sequence is MNVRVRKAEYSDLDKVEQLYQELNDYLAAHENYPGWKRDVYPTREDAEEGFRSGGLYVAENQGKIAGTVIFLYEQDEVYRSINWQIDPDAPVIILHILAVHPEYFGCGVGKALLDHAEFLGRQQGIRAIRLDTYEKNLPAARLYEKCGFQYIGLADLGLEETTGLKWFKIYEKVLIPHPTFSVSSL, encoded by the coding sequence ATGAACGTGAGGGTGCGAAAAGCAGAATACAGTGATTTAGACAAAGTCGAACAGTTATATCAGGAATTAAACGATTATCTCGCTGCGCATGAAAACTATCCCGGCTGGAAAAGAGATGTATACCCTACAAGAGAGGATGCAGAGGAAGGTTTCCGGTCAGGCGGACTGTATGTGGCGGAAAATCAGGGGAAAATAGCAGGTACCGTAATCTTTCTGTATGAACAGGACGAAGTATATCGTTCTATCAACTGGCAGATTGATCCTGACGCTCCGGTGATTATCCTTCATATTCTGGCAGTCCACCCTGAATATTTTGGCTGCGGAGTGGGGAAAGCGCTGCTGGATCATGCGGAATTTCTTGGGCGGCAGCAGGGAATCCGGGCCATCCGTTTAGACACTTATGAGAAAAATCTTCCCGCTGCCCGCTTATATGAAAAGTGTGGTTTCCAATATATAGGACTGGCTGACCTGGGACTGGAAGAAACCACCGGACTGAAATGGTTTAAAATTTACGAAAAAGTTTTAATACCACATCCCACCTTCTCGGTTAGCAGCCTGTGA
- a CDS encoding ABC transporter ATP-binding protein encodes MIEALQVKGLTKIFPDFTLDNISFSVPAGSIMGLIGPNGSGKTTTIKLILNLLKKQSGTITVLGFDHIREEQKFKERTGVVFDTHFFVDEWKMADVEKAMGMFYENWDTEIYYKYLEQFQINRNKSVMELSKGMQMKLMLACSFSHKAELLILDEPTSGLDPVSRDELLDILLAYTKDKRHTVLFSTHITPDLNKVADSITFINRGKLLYSGDKEGLTDRYFIVSGNSRELPPDIKDVTQNIKIYPDSFEALVSREKLSDLSGLQIRHASIDDIIVFVSKGEV; translated from the coding sequence ATGATAGAAGCACTACAGGTGAAAGGATTAACGAAAATATTTCCGGATTTTACTTTAGATAATATCAGCTTTTCAGTTCCGGCAGGATCTATCATGGGACTGATCGGACCCAACGGATCAGGGAAAACGACTACAATCAAGCTTATACTGAACCTGCTGAAAAAACAGTCCGGTACGATCACGGTATTGGGGTTTGACCATATCAGGGAGGAACAGAAGTTTAAAGAGAGAACAGGGGTAGTCTTTGACACGCATTTTTTTGTTGACGAGTGGAAGATGGCGGATGTTGAAAAGGCCATGGGGATGTTCTATGAAAACTGGGATACAGAAATTTATTACAAATATTTAGAGCAGTTCCAGATAAACAGGAACAAAAGTGTCATGGAACTTTCAAAAGGTATGCAGATGAAGCTGATGCTGGCCTGTTCTTTTTCACATAAAGCGGAACTGCTGATCCTGGATGAGCCGACCAGCGGACTGGATCCGGTATCCAGAGATGAACTGCTTGATATCCTTTTGGCGTATACGAAAGACAAAAGGCATACAGTTCTTTTTTCTACACATATTACACCGGATTTAAATAAGGTCGCTGACAGCATCACGTTTATCAACAGGGGAAAACTGCTTTATTCCGGAGACAAAGAGGGTCTTACAGACAGATATTTTATTGTTTCGGGAAACAGCAGAGAATTACCGCCGGATATAAAAGATGTTACGCAAAATATTAAAATCTATCCGGATTCTTTTGAGGCTTTGGTGAGCAGGGAGAAACTGTCAGACCTTTCGGGTCTGCAGATCAGACATGCGTCTATTGATGATATTATTGTATTTGTAAGTAAAGGAGAGGTTTGA
- a CDS encoding ABC-2 transporter permease translates to MKIWKAAKLDFKLLKYYYKSICFTLLIPLAFILLYRTLVVGISFAMFMMAMSSIYTFSVADKNNMQRLYRVLPISVEELVCGKYLHVFLMGLLAVTVSSILQPVILGLLGISAAIPEIIMAALAGMVLYITYVCFQIPAYYKFGPIKGRVFMYVPVAGILLTMFVVEKADINTSLLFSRIAENRYLGSCLLILYLAVIVVISIRTSVRITEKKEW, encoded by the coding sequence ATGAAAATATGGAAGGCTGCTAAATTAGACTTTAAACTTTTGAAATATTACTATAAATCCATCTGCTTTACACTTCTTATACCGCTGGCTTTTATTCTGCTCTATCGTACATTGGTTGTGGGCATCTCATTTGCAATGTTTATGATGGCAATGTCATCCATATATACGTTTTCTGTGGCAGATAAAAATAATATGCAGAGGCTTTACAGGGTCCTTCCTATATCCGTGGAGGAACTGGTCTGCGGGAAATATCTGCATGTGTTTTTGATGGGGCTTTTAGCTGTGACCGTTTCCAGTATTCTGCAGCCGGTGATCCTTGGTCTGTTGGGAATATCTGCAGCTATCCCGGAAATCATCATGGCAGCACTGGCTGGCATGGTGCTTTATATTACATATGTCTGCTTTCAGATTCCCGCATATTATAAATTTGGGCCTATTAAAGGGAGGGTTTTTATGTATGTACCAGTAGCAGGAATCCTTTTGACTATGTTTGTGGTGGAAAAGGCAGACATCAACACCAGTCTCCTGTTCAGCCGGATCGCAGAAAATAGGTACCTGGGTTCATGCCTGCTCATTCTTTATCTTGCAGTTATTGTAGTTATTTCAATTCGGACCTCTGTGCGGATCACAGAGAAGAAAGAGTGGTAG
- a CDS encoding ATP-binding protein, with product MMIDILEFLLLFSAVLCGVLWIGKLYGDDNGRHAAWAGISTIAAAILCLYSSTKNAAVSAVILLAAIVVVSKILYHLDWKLLLYSACSYLSALFLLDLIFYLLLCRYFSKSLVFGLVFLVVCRIPFYLALFASHRLWEFIRNSCDYYKSIYGTSVAAFCGITILLHLTFAGQDIKTLVTISIIVLTALFLRIALAHSHVKYRRKKELLDTIEMQKELLEQNYTAVNNAYSQHAKLFHDFHRHLEIIRQMARQYNAPELSQYIDSIISPVQNISSIVWTGSQTVDYILNSKHAKAKAAGISMELNIEYPYNTNIKSNDLCTILSNLLDNALEAAAAVSRESTPKACQIILTIRRIQNILVIKLENSSPEPKYTTDGNLATAKKDGDLLLHGWGMKNIEAAVQKYDGVIQTAYEDHIFRTTITMYFEGVEMSTTLSSL from the coding sequence ATGATGATTGATATCCTTGAATTTCTGCTTTTATTTTCTGCGGTACTGTGCGGTGTTCTCTGGATCGGAAAGCTGTACGGTGATGACAATGGGAGACACGCGGCATGGGCAGGGATTTCGACTATAGCCGCGGCAATACTATGTCTTTACAGCAGCACAAAGAACGCTGCCGTCTCTGCCGTTATCCTTTTGGCCGCTATTGTTGTTGTTTCAAAAATTTTGTATCACTTAGACTGGAAACTGCTACTGTACTCCGCTTGTTCCTATCTGAGCGCACTCTTTTTGCTTGATCTTATTTTTTATCTGCTATTATGCAGATATTTTTCTAAATCTCTTGTTTTTGGGCTTGTATTTTTAGTTGTCTGCCGGATTCCATTTTATCTGGCCCTTTTTGCCTCACATCGTTTATGGGAATTCATCAGAAATTCCTGTGATTATTATAAATCTATATACGGAACTTCTGTGGCGGCATTTTGCGGAATCACCATATTACTGCATCTGACGTTTGCCGGTCAGGATATAAAAACATTGGTCACCATCAGTATCATTGTGCTCACAGCTCTTTTTCTGCGAATTGCGCTTGCACACAGCCATGTAAAATACCGGCGCAAAAAAGAATTGCTGGATACCATTGAAATGCAAAAGGAATTGCTGGAACAGAACTATACTGCAGTAAACAATGCTTACTCTCAACATGCCAAACTGTTTCATGACTTTCACCGCCATTTAGAGATCATAAGACAGATGGCTCGCCAATATAACGCCCCGGAGCTATCTCAATATATTGATTCCATCATAAGTCCTGTACAGAATATATCCTCTATCGTATGGACCGGCAGCCAGACGGTTGATTATATCCTTAACAGCAAACACGCAAAAGCCAAAGCCGCCGGTATTTCTATGGAATTGAACATAGAATATCCCTATAACACCAATATAAAATCAAATGATCTGTGTACGATCCTTTCAAATCTTCTGGATAATGCACTGGAGGCTGCCGCGGCTGTGAGCAGGGAATCGACTCCCAAAGCATGCCAAATCATTCTTACCATACGGCGTATTCAAAATATTCTGGTCATCAAACTGGAAAACAGCAGCCCTGAACCGAAGTATACAACTGACGGAAATCTTGCCACAGCAAAAAAAGACGGGGACCTTCTGCTTCACGGCTGGGGTATGAAAAATATTGAAGCCGCAGTTCAAAAATACGATGGCGTTATCCAGACCGCTTATGAAGACCACATATTCCGTACTACCATCACTATGTACTTTGAAGGTGTAGAAATGTCTACCACTCTTTCTTCTCTGTGA
- a CDS encoding LytR/AlgR family response regulator transcription factor translates to MIRIAVCDDDTDSIINNQIILNNCLSRLKALAEIQTYNNGKMLLNDILEDNSYYDLILLDIEMPDISGMEIVQAIKPALPNVKVIFITSHVKYAIDSFELSIFRYVPKNDLDKRLTYAVTDALKLIMLEDDKSYTVLTANRMEKVRYSDILYILRDGKNAALHTCHGIIKVRKSLLTVCGELESEEFIFIERGCIINLIHLTQIKNSSVYLRDGTILPISRSHLQDVKMAVNSYWGNTYDD, encoded by the coding sequence ATGATTCGTATTGCTGTGTGCGACGATGACACAGATTCTATCATAAATAATCAAATCATATTGAATAACTGCCTCAGCCGGCTCAAAGCCTTGGCCGAAATACAGACTTACAATAACGGAAAAATGCTGCTGAACGATATTTTAGAAGATAACAGCTATTATGATCTTATCCTGCTGGATATCGAAATGCCCGATATCAGCGGAATGGAAATTGTTCAGGCCATAAAACCTGCGCTTCCCAATGTAAAGGTCATTTTTATTACATCTCATGTAAAATACGCGATCGACAGCTTTGAATTGTCCATTTTCCGATATGTACCCAAAAATGACCTGGATAAGAGACTGACTTACGCTGTGACTGATGCGCTGAAGCTCATCATGTTAGAAGATGATAAAAGCTATACTGTGCTGACTGCAAACCGGATGGAAAAAGTGCGCTATAGCGATATCCTATATATCCTGCGTGACGGAAAAAATGCTGCACTCCACACCTGTCATGGTATCATCAAGGTTCGGAAAAGCCTGCTGACGGTATGCGGGGAATTGGAGAGCGAGGAATTTATATTTATCGAACGCGGATGCATCATAAATCTGATACATCTGACCCAGATAAAAAACAGCAGTGTTTATCTGAGAGACGGTACCATACTTCCAATCAGCCGCTCCCATCTCCAGGATGTGAAGATGGCGGTCAATTCCTATTGGGGGAACACATATGATGATTGA
- a CDS encoding DUF2798 domain-containing protein — protein sequence MPRNQFQRMVYAFLTVLVTVHGYVFYSLYVVNGGTLMSLTGTTNVLAAINKQGGIYMFGSHFPIWAVILVEFGFAYLLEMLLGSPYSYKLASKVFDPSKTHPVLFETAIICATVGLMCPAMSFIASLLYYPYYSGFNIAVLFAEWLKLICFNLPFAFFTQLFFIQPLIRSVFKFLYRKDIQAQNVLN from the coding sequence ATGCCAAGAAATCAATTTCAAAGAATGGTTTACGCCTTTCTTACCGTACTGGTTACAGTACATGGGTATGTTTTTTACAGTTTGTATGTTGTGAATGGCGGCACATTGATGTCGCTTACAGGTACAACAAATGTCTTAGCTGCCATAAATAAGCAGGGTGGTATTTATATGTTTGGGAGTCATTTTCCGATTTGGGCAGTTATACTTGTCGAGTTCGGTTTTGCTTACTTATTGGAAATGTTGCTGGGCAGTCCATATTCTTATAAGTTAGCATCTAAAGTATTTGACCCGTCAAAGACGCACCCTGTTTTATTTGAGACAGCTATTATATGCGCTACTGTGGGATTGATGTGTCCTGCAATGAGTTTCATTGCTTCATTGCTGTACTATCCTTATTATTCAGGCTTTAATATTGCAGTGCTGTTTGCTGAATGGCTTAAACTGATCTGTTTCAATCTGCCTTTTGCCTTTTTTACACAGTTATTTTTTATTCAGCCGCTGATCAGAAGTGTGTTCAAATTTTTGTATCGAAAGGATATTCAGGCACAGAACGTACTTAATTAG
- a CDS encoding LysR family transcriptional regulator: MYNRILDTFIAVADSGSFTKAADSLYISPTAVMKQMNTLEKDLNLVLMERTPSGISLTAAGAVIYRDAKFIIDYSKKSMADARAAMHLADTTFCVGTSLLNPAKPFMDLWYRVNKDFPEYKLHLVPFEDNHEGILAEISQLGKKFDFLIGVCDSKSWLSLCNFLPLGSYRKMVAVPREHRLAGKESITVEDLYGETLMMVKQRDSEVNDLLRSDLMINHPKIHIEDTPQFYDMSVFNCCAESGNVLLTIECWQDVHPGLVSVPVSWDYSIPYGLLYSLEAPEDVYRFVNEVRRLNNINSSPANLTKR, translated from the coding sequence ATGTATAACCGAATACTCGATACTTTTATAGCAGTGGCTGACAGCGGGAGCTTTACAAAAGCCGCGGACTCCCTGTATATCTCTCCCACTGCTGTTATGAAACAAATGAATACATTGGAAAAAGATCTGAATCTGGTCCTGATGGAGCGTACCCCCTCCGGGATCTCTCTGACTGCTGCCGGTGCTGTCATTTATCGGGACGCAAAATTTATAATTGATTACTCGAAAAAATCAATGGCAGACGCCAGAGCTGCCATGCATCTGGCTGACACTACCTTTTGCGTGGGCACCTCATTGCTGAACCCTGCTAAGCCCTTTATGGATCTCTGGTATCGGGTGAACAAAGATTTTCCGGAATATAAACTTCATCTGGTTCCCTTTGAAGACAACCATGAAGGTATTCTTGCAGAAATAAGCCAGCTTGGAAAAAAATTTGATTTTCTGATTGGAGTATGCGATTCCAAATCCTGGCTCAGCCTCTGCAATTTCCTGCCGCTTGGAAGCTACCGGAAAATGGTTGCCGTGCCGAGAGAGCACCGCCTTGCCGGTAAAGAATCTATTACTGTTGAAGATTTGTATGGGGAAACGCTGATGATGGTAAAACAGAGGGATTCCGAGGTCAATGATCTCCTGCGCAGCGACCTCATGATCAATCACCCCAAAATTCATATAGAGGATACCCCGCAGTTTTATGACATGTCTGTCTTTAACTGCTGTGCAGAGAGCGGGAACGTCCTGCTTACGATTGAATGCTGGCAGGATGTTCACCCGGGACTGGTATCCGTTCCTGTCAGTTGGGATTACAGCATTCCCTATGGATTGCTGTACAGTCTGGAAGCACCGGAGGATGTATACCGGTTTGTCAATGAAGTGCGCAGGCTTAATAACATCAATAGTTCCCCTGCCAACCTCACAAAGAGGTAA
- a CDS encoding dihydropteridine reductase codes for MNTDKIYAEALANEYAPKDTSKVVALKKLDQRVKLPAEILAYTLGIAAALLMGAGMCISMGVIGAGTASSMAVGVIIGVIGLFGMGINYPIYIKVRESRKQKYAFEIMQLAKEISENLGVSETSFSQSARPTLR; via the coding sequence ATGAACACAGATAAAATATATGCAGAGGCACTTGCAAATGAATATGCGCCCAAAGATACATCAAAGGTAGTCGCGCTGAAGAAACTGGATCAGAGGGTTAAGCTTCCGGCAGAGATTTTAGCTTACACATTAGGAATTGCGGCGGCATTACTTATGGGAGCAGGTATGTGCATTTCTATGGGAGTGATTGGTGCCGGAACGGCCAGCTCTATGGCGGTGGGCGTTATAATAGGTGTTATAGGTCTTTTTGGAATGGGCATCAATTATCCTATTTACATAAAAGTGCGTGAAAGCAGAAAACAAAAATATGCATTTGAGATCATGCAGTTGGCTAAGGAGATCAGTGAGAACTTAGGTGTATCTGAAACTTCATTTTCACAATCTGCACGCCCTACTTTGCGGTAG
- a CDS encoding TetR/AcrR family transcriptional regulator has protein sequence MNKSESKYFNTAVKMDKAFLDLLEHKDFEYITVKEICKTANVNRSTFYLHYETIGDLLAESVRYMNAQFLEYFPQGAESFIENMGDIPLKELYLVTPKYLSPYLTYIQENKRLFQTAVRKSADLRLQDNFDGLFFHVLNPILERFNIPENERKYILRFYMGAILSVVNEWIKEDCKDSADLIVKIISDHIVRPDISVSK, from the coding sequence TTGAACAAATCAGAAAGCAAGTATTTTAATACTGCAGTGAAAATGGACAAGGCATTTCTTGATCTACTGGAGCACAAAGATTTTGAATATATTACGGTAAAAGAGATTTGCAAGACAGCCAATGTAAACCGCTCTACTTTCTATCTTCATTATGAAACCATTGGAGATCTGCTGGCTGAAAGTGTCAGATACATGAACGCCCAGTTTCTGGAATATTTTCCACAGGGAGCAGAAAGCTTCATCGAGAACATGGGGGATATCCCTTTGAAGGAGCTATATCTAGTGACACCAAAGTATTTGTCCCCATATTTGACATATATCCAGGAGAATAAAAGGCTCTTTCAGACAGCAGTGCGCAAATCAGCAGATCTCAGGTTACAGGATAATTTTGATGGATTGTTCTTTCATGTTTTAAACCCCATACTGGAACGATTTAATATTCCGGAGAACGAGAGAAAGTATATTCTCCGATTCTACATGGGTGCAATATTGAGTGTTGTAAATGAATGGATTAAAGAGGACTGCAAAGATTCTGCGGACCTGATCGTCAAAATTATTTCTGACCATATTGTAAGACCGGACATATCCGTATCTAAATAG
- a CDS encoding flavodoxin — MSELIVYFSRKYENYVSGEIKNLEIGNTEVAAGIIRKLTGADMFKIEPVQAYSKDYNECIAQAQADQKRNARPELKSYPEHLNYSKIYLCYPSYWGTMPMAVFTFLEHFDFTGKTIKPLCTHEGSGMGSSIKDIKRLCPGVNVEAGLSIRGGAVSRSEKDIKSWL; from the coding sequence ATGTCAGAACTAATTGTATATTTCTCAAGAAAATATGAGAACTATGTAAGCGGAGAGATAAAAAATCTTGAGATTGGCAACACAGAGGTCGCAGCAGGTATAATCCGGAAGTTGACGGGCGCGGATATGTTTAAGATTGAACCGGTGCAGGCATATTCAAAAGATTATAACGAGTGCATTGCACAGGCACAAGCGGATCAAAAGCGGAATGCACGCCCTGAGCTTAAATCTTATCCGGAACATTTGAACTACTCAAAAATATATTTGTGTTATCCCAGCTATTGGGGCACAATGCCCATGGCAGTATTTACGTTTTTAGAGCATTTTGATTTTACAGGAAAAACGATCAAACCTCTCTGCACTCATGAGGGGAGCGGAATGGGCAGCAGCATAAAAGACATCAAGCGGCTATGTCCGGGCGTTAACGTAGAAGCCGGGCTGTCTATTCGCGGCGGAGCTGTAAGCAGATCTGAAAAAGATATCAAAAGTTGGTTATGA
- a CDS encoding cupin domain-containing protein, protein MKPEEMSVFPIGETNDAFAKYFIGQSYLNMLSLEQVVVGNVTFEPGCRNNWHIHHADKGGGQMLLVTAGRGYYQEWGKEARELKPGDIVHIRAEVKHWHGAAPDSFFQHLAIEVPGENCRNEWCEPVPDAEYGQLK, encoded by the coding sequence ATGAAACCGGAAGAAATGAGTGTATTTCCCATTGGGGAAACAAATGACGCGTTTGCAAAGTATTTTATCGGTCAGAGCTATTTAAATATGTTGTCGCTTGAGCAGGTGGTGGTCGGCAATGTGACTTTTGAACCAGGCTGCCGTAATAACTGGCACATTCATCACGCAGACAAGGGCGGCGGGCAGATGCTGCTTGTGACTGCAGGCAGGGGGTACTATCAGGAATGGGGAAAAGAGGCGAGAGAACTGAAGCCGGGGGATATTGTACATATCCGGGCAGAGGTGAAACACTGGCATGGGGCTGCTCCTGACTCTTTTTTTCAGCACCTGGCTATTGAAGTGCCTGGTGAGAACTGCAGAAATGAATGGTGCGAGCCTGTCCCAGATGCGGAATACGGACAGTTAAAATGA
- a CDS encoding aldo/keto reductase, translated as MIDKLGFGCMRLPMSGSDVNYEEFNRMIDYYMEAGFSYFDTAHGYLGGKSETAVRDCLAARYPRESYTLTNKLSVHFFERESDIRPLFEQQLKATGVEYFDYYLMHAQDENIYRHFMKCNAYQVVQKLKEEGKIRHMGISFHDKADVLDMILKEHPEIEIVQIQFNYMDYESPSVESRKVYEVCRKYGKPVLVMEPVKGGGLARLPEEAKRELEDLGTGESPAAYAVRFAASFDGVFKVLSGMSDMEQMKDNVSVMKAFRPFKEEEYKAVKRVCEILNTMDTIPCTACRYCTDGCPKHIQIPDLFGCFNAKKQFGDWNSDYYYGVHTKNNGRASDCIRCGQCEKICPQHLPVIEYLKETAKVFE; from the coding sequence ATGATAGATAAACTGGGATTTGGATGTATGCGTCTGCCCATGAGCGGCAGCGACGTAAATTATGAAGAATTTAACCGCATGATTGATTACTATATGGAGGCAGGTTTTTCTTATTTTGATACGGCACATGGATATCTGGGAGGGAAAAGTGAGACTGCTGTCAGAGACTGTCTTGCCGCCCGATACCCGAGAGAGAGCTATACATTGACAAATAAACTCTCTGTACATTTCTTTGAAAGAGAGTCCGATATCAGGCCATTGTTTGAACAACAGTTAAAAGCCACAGGAGTGGAATATTTTGATTATTATTTGATGCATGCGCAGGATGAAAATATATACAGACACTTCATGAAGTGCAATGCGTATCAGGTGGTACAGAAGCTGAAAGAGGAAGGGAAGATCCGGCATATGGGAATTTCTTTTCACGATAAAGCAGATGTACTGGATATGATCCTGAAGGAGCATCCGGAGATTGAAATTGTACAGATCCAGTTTAATTATATGGATTACGAAAGCCCCAGCGTGGAGAGCCGGAAAGTATACGAGGTCTGTAGAAAGTACGGCAAGCCGGTACTGGTCATGGAGCCGGTAAAGGGAGGAGGACTGGCAAGACTTCCGGAGGAGGCAAAGAGAGAACTTGAGGATTTGGGTACCGGGGAAAGTCCTGCAGCTTATGCGGTTCGTTTTGCGGCATCCTTTGACGGTGTATTCAAAGTGCTTTCCGGAATGAGTGACATGGAGCAGATGAAGGATAATGTATCGGTCATGAAAGCGTTCAGGCCTTTTAAAGAGGAAGAGTATAAAGCAGTAAAACGTGTATGTGAAATCCTAAATACTATGGATACGATCCCGTGTACGGCGTGCCGCTATTGTACAGACGGATGTCCAAAACATATACAGATTCCTGATCTGTTCGGATGTTTTAATGCGAAAAAACAGTTCGGCGACTGGAACAGTGATTATTATTACGGGGTACATACGAAAAATAACGGCAGAGCATCTGACTGTATCAGGTGTGGACAGTGTGAAAAAATTTGTCCTCAGCATTTGCCGGTGATCGAGTATTTAAAAGAAACAGCAAAGGTTTTTGAATAA
- a CDS encoding alpha/beta fold hydrolase — MKNILLLFTGFLLIIILTLITGKIINAYKFKIRSKKGIQKTEYITIGQIQQDIQIRGQDISNPIILMLHGGPGNNMAYYSYYWQADLERDYTIVNWDQRGCENTYYRNKDAQKPTLDLLLQDLDELVDHIRSEYHKEKITIMGHSWGTFLGGIYSGTHPEKISAYIPIGQMLDFKKSEQVSAREAMRLADAAGKPKDSQKIEKKLELIMSCQTLDKQNAKEFLKFRQLKEKYLPSQYSNKMLLLQLFSPYMTFRDFKWMINFNALIESNSELYQALLSDERSSMYNHDPQFKVPVILIAGADDWTTPYSMALNYFNHISPPVKELITIENTGHLPFIDKAGEFSEMLLKTLDDVWCRV, encoded by the coding sequence ATGAAAAACATTTTGCTCCTATTTACAGGATTCCTGTTAATAATTATCCTAACATTGATCACCGGCAAAATTATCAACGCATATAAATTCAAGATCCGCTCAAAAAAAGGAATACAAAAAACAGAATACATAACTATAGGCCAGATCCAACAGGATATACAAATCCGCGGACAGGATATTTCCAATCCCATCATTCTCATGCTTCATGGGGGACCCGGCAATAATATGGCATACTATTCCTATTATTGGCAGGCTGATCTGGAACGGGATTATACTATCGTCAACTGGGATCAGCGTGGCTGCGAAAATACTTATTACCGCAATAAAGACGCCCAAAAGCCCACTTTGGATTTACTGCTGCAGGACTTAGACGAGTTGGTGGATCATATTCGTTCCGAGTATCACAAGGAAAAGATTACGATCATGGGGCATTCCTGGGGGACCTTTCTCGGTGGTATCTATTCGGGAACACATCCGGAAAAAATATCCGCCTATATCCCCATAGGCCAAATGCTGGACTTCAAAAAATCAGAACAAGTATCCGCACGGGAAGCAATGCGTCTGGCAGATGCGGCGGGCAAACCCAAGGACTCACAGAAAATAGAGAAAAAGCTGGAGTTGATAATGTCCTGTCAAACCCTTGACAAACAAAACGCCAAAGAATTCCTAAAATTCCGGCAGCTAAAAGAAAAATATCTGCCTTCACAATACAGCAATAAAATGCTTTTACTCCAGTTGTTTTCCCCCTATATGACATTCCGTGATTTTAAATGGATGATAAACTTTAATGCGCTCATAGAATCAAACAGTGAACTGTACCAAGCGCTTTTATCGGACGAAAGATCATCCATGTATAACCACGATCCGCAATTTAAAGTTCCGGTGATCCTCATAGCCGGAGCTGATGACTGGACAACACCGTACAGCATGGCACTCAATTATTTTAACCATATTTCCCCGCCGGTCAAAGAGCTGATAACAATAGAAAATACAGGACATCTCCCCTTTATCGATAAGGCAGGTGAATTTTCTGAAATGTTGTTAAAAACATTAGATGATGTATGGTGCCGGGTATGA